DNA sequence from the Fibrobacter sp. UWB11 genome:
AGTTCGCCCGGATTGGTAGCACCGACAACAGCACCGAGGTAGCCCTTGCCAGCGTCCCATTCCACAATTTTGTCTGCAACGGAGTAGAATGCTTCTGCAGCGTCGCGGATCGGAAGGTCCTGGAAGTCATGAGCGCCCTTGTTGCTCGTGCGAAGGAGCACGTAAGCACCGTTTTCGCTATTTTCGCGGATGAACGGACCGACAGAATCGGCACCCATCCACGGAGAAACGGTCACGGCATCGGCACGGTAAACATCGTAGGCGGCGTTAGCGTAGGCGGCACTAGACTTACCAATGTCACCGCGCTTTGCATCCAAAATAACCGGAATGCCAGCGCTTCTGTAATCGGCAATGAGTTGCTGCAAAACGAGCATCGACTGCACACTCACGCATTCGTAATAAGCGCTGTTCGGCTTCACGACGGCAGGCTGCACATTACGCTTGAGGCAGCATTCCAAAATGTCGGAATAGAAGCGCTTGATGCGGTCTTCGGGAGTGCCTTCGAGCGGAATAAGCTTGAGCACAGGGTCCATGCCCATGCAAACCGGGTTGCCGCACTTTGCAATACGCTGTTCAAGGCGATCGTAAAAGCACGTCATTACTTCAATTCCTCCTGAATCTGAGCGGCTTCGTAAGAGAGAATGCCATGTGCGACAGCCACATTCAGAGATTCAAGTTCACTGCTCATCGGGATCTTCACCGTTTCGTCGGCAAGTTCGATGAAGTACGGATTCGTGCCAGCGCCTTCGTTACCCACGAGGAACGCCATCTTGCGGAGCTTATGCTGCGGAATCTGGCGGAGGGACTGCTTGGCGTGCAAATCCGTTGCGATGATGGTGTACCCCTTGCTGCGCAAGAAGTTGATCTGGTCCACGAGATCTACGTCGAATTCAAACGGAACGCGGAGGAACGTGCCCGAGGAACCACGCACAACCTTCGGGTTGAACGGGCTCACGGTACCACGACCAAGAATCATGCCCGAAGAATTGAAACCGAGGCTCGTGCGGAAGAGCGTGCCGAGGTTACCCGGATCCTGAACAGCATCGACGAGCGTAAGCACGCTGCGGCTCGTTTCGTAAACAGGCTTCTTGCTTGCGATGTTGCAGTAAGCGATAATGCCCTGCGTTGTCATCGTCGAAGAAAGGCGCTTCATCTGTTCTTCAGTGAGAGTGTGGAGCGTAATTTCGGCATCGTTAATGGCTTCGATGAGTTCTTCGTTTTCGAAACCTTCGACAACGTAAACAGAAATCACGAGTTCGCGATGATGCTTCACGAGTTCTTCGACAACGTGAACGCCTTCGCCAAGGAACTTGCCTTCGCGTTCGCGACCCTTTTCAGTCGTGCAGGCGATAAGGCGCTTGAACCAAGGAGGCGTAGAACCGGCATCTTCAACAGCTTCGATCTGAGCTGCACGAGCTTCGAGTGCGGCTTCATCCAAGTTCTCGTCAACCG
Encoded proteins:
- the pyrF gene encoding orotidine-5'-phosphate decarboxylase, which produces MTCFYDRLEQRIAKCGNPVCMGMDPVLKLIPLEGTPEDRIKRFYSDILECCLKRNVQPAVVKPNSAYYECVSVQSMLVLQQLIADYRSAGIPVILDAKRGDIGKSSAAYANAAYDVYRADAVTVSPWMGADSVGPFIRENSENGAYVLLRTSNKGAHDFQDLPIRDAAEAFYSVADKIVEWDAGKGYLGAVVGATNPGELENITRYMSQEKKYEIPFLIPGVSIPGVPGGQGGDAKTVLTAIQNGGGKRKFHVLNSSSGLNFAWQRNDTPANYANDCVDALEKLAEACQL
- a CDS encoding RNA methyltransferase, with the translated sequence MSEEENKPKRTVRMTLDRKFGVSEAPERRPRRNDDDRGSFGDKPFGRGDRGDRRFDRDRGDRRFDRGERRFDRDDNREDRPFNREERRGGRFDRDRRPRRFGDKPFNRGPRRDGAVNAPVYRQRPEQKEAVDENLDEAALEARAAQIEAVEDAGSTPPWFKRLIACTTEKGREREGKFLGEGVHVVEELVKHHRELVISVYVVEGFENEELIEAINDAEITLHTLTEEQMKRLSSTMTTQGIIAYCNIASKKPVYETSRSVLTLVDAVQDPGNLGTLFRTSLGFNSSGMILGRGTVSPFNPKVVRGSSGTFLRVPFEFDVDLVDQINFLRSKGYTIIATDLHAKQSLRQIPQHKLRKMAFLVGNEGAGTNPYFIELADETVKIPMSSELESLNVAVAHGILSYEAAQIQEELK